Proteins co-encoded in one Candidatus Thiodictyon syntrophicum genomic window:
- a CDS encoding MBL fold metallo-hydrolase yields the protein MSSPAILEVADQVFRIETGLYRHGLAACYLVRSHDRLALVETGTAHTVPRLLQFIGELGLTPAHVDYVMPTHVHLDHAGGSGDLIAACPGAQLVIHPKGAPHMLDPARLIAGASAVYGADGFARDYGHLLPVPKARMIIAADGQEFDLAGRTLTFIDTPGHANHHGCIYDERTRGFFTGDTFGISYREFDQAAAPWLFAPTTPVAFDPESWLTTLDKLMAFKPTAMYLTHYGRVDAPETLVDGLRESIRALAAIALAEEDRDDPGRAARLKDAVSRHLVASARAHGVDMDHGRIIELLALDTELNAQGLEVWLRRLEKSAAGRVLK from the coding sequence ATGTCGTCCCCCGCCATCCTGGAAGTCGCCGATCAGGTCTTCCGCATCGAGACCGGACTCTATCGCCACGGACTCGCCGCCTGTTACCTGGTGCGCTCCCACGACCGCCTCGCCCTGGTCGAGACCGGCACCGCCCACACGGTGCCGCGCCTGCTCCAGTTCATCGGCGAGCTTGGGCTCACCCCCGCCCATGTGGACTATGTGATGCCGACCCATGTCCACCTGGACCACGCCGGCGGCTCCGGCGACCTGATCGCCGCCTGCCCCGGGGCACAGTTGGTCATCCACCCCAAGGGGGCGCCCCACATGCTCGACCCCGCCCGCCTGATCGCCGGCGCCAGCGCGGTCTATGGGGCGGACGGCTTCGCGCGCGACTACGGGCACCTGCTCCCGGTGCCGAAGGCGCGCATGATCATCGCCGCGGACGGCCAGGAATTCGACCTCGCCGGGCGCACCTTGACCTTCATCGACACCCCCGGCCACGCCAACCACCATGGCTGCATCTACGACGAACGCACCCGCGGCTTCTTCACCGGCGATACCTTCGGCATCTCCTACCGCGAGTTCGACCAGGCCGCCGCCCCCTGGCTCTTCGCCCCCACCACCCCGGTCGCCTTCGACCCGGAGAGTTGGCTGACCACCCTGGACAAGCTCATGGCCTTCAAGCCGACGGCCATGTACCTGACCCACTACGGCCGCGTCGATGCCCCCGAAACCCTGGTGGATGGACTGCGCGAGAGCATCCGCGCCCTGGCCGCCATCGCGTTGGCCGAGGAGGACCGCGACGATCCCGGACGCGCCGCGCGGCTCAAGGACGCGGTCTCCCGGCACCTGGTCGCCAGTGCCCGCGCCCACGGGGTGGACATGGACCACGGGCGCATCATCGAACTGCTCGCGCTCGACACCGAGCTCAACGCGCAGGGGTTGGAGGTCTGGCTCAGGCGGCTTGAGAAGTCGGCCGCTGGGCGGGTTCTCAAGTAG